The stretch of DNA GCTTCATCTTTGGGGTCAAGGTAAGGGCGGGACTCGGTGGGTGGGGTGGGAACAGGGACAGAACCACCGACGCGCAGGCGCACGCTGACTGGAATAGTCGCGTTGCCGTCGGCGTCCAGCGTAACCGGGCCAAGGTCGAAGACCCGCGCCGCCTCTGCAGCCGCCCGCCCACCAGGGAGCGTTTCGGGTGGCCCCACCAGCGCCGGACGGTTGGCCGCCAACACCTCTTGCACCAGCAGATTTCCAGCGGCGTCAGTGCGGCCCCGCAGGTCTTCTACGATCCGGCTGATTCGCACACCCTCGTTGGCAATCCAGTCGATCACCGTATCCGGGTCACCGGGTTGCGCGGGCTGCCCGTCGCGGCGCAGGGCGCGGCCCTGATCGTCGGTGCGGGGCACGCCGCTGTGGTGCAGGGCCACCACCTCCCAGGCATCGTTGAACACGGGGCTTCCGCTGGAGCCGGGAGACGTGTCGGTTTCGTAGTGCAAAAAGTCGGGCAGGCGGTCTACGAGGCGGTTCTCACGCAGGGCCACCTGCTTCGGCTCGCCCGACGGGTGCTGAATCACGCTCAGCGCCTCTCCGATCAGGTTCTTGTCGCCGCTGCCGAACAGGGGCAACCAGCCGAACGCCGACGTGTCGCCCTGCACCGCCACCAACGAGTAATCCAGCGCCCCCGAGGTCAGGAACAGGCTGGCCGGATCAAGTTTCAGCGTCACCGGCGTCCGAATGGTCTGATCGGGCCGCCGCTCATAGTCGAATTCGATGACGCTGGTGCGGGCAGTGGCGGCGTCTGCCAGCACATGGTTGTTGGTCAGGATGGTACGCGGGCCGCACAGCCAACCCGTGCCGTAGCCCAGGATTCGCCCATTTGCTGCCCGAATAACCACCCGGCCCACCGCCCGCGACGCCGCCCGTGCCAGATCGAGGTAAGCCACATTGACCAGATCGTTGGCCCCCAGCACGCGCTCCAGCCCCAGCCGCACACTGTCGGGCAGGCGGGCGGTGACGCTGCTCAGGGCAGCGTGGTCTTCCACCACCGCCCGCGCGTCCGGTAAGGGCATACCCAGGCGGGTCAGGCGGCCCTCGATGCGTTCGGGGGTGTCGGCAGCCAGCGGGCCGCCCACGTTCAGCCGCTCCAGTTGCCCCGCCCGCGCCGCATCCCGCCGAATAAACCGCGCCTGCGTCGCCTGCATCACGTCTCGCGGCACCTCTCCTGCCTGCCCGTCCTGAAGCCCGTTGGTCATGTGGTCAGCGTAGCGGCACGGTGGGTGAGGACGGTTTGAGGAGGCAGCTTTGAAGCACTGCGCCGTGAGTTCCTTCCGTTCTCTTTCGTTCTGAAAGCAAAAAAGAGTCAGGCCAAGGCAATCCGCCTTGGCCTGACCACTGAGATTAAAAACTGGCTAGAGCAACCTTCAGTCCTACTTCTCTTTCTTCGCCTGCTGCGCCTGCCATTCCTGCTGGCCTACGTCGTCCAGAGCCCGGAAATCTTCGTCCGTCAGGGTCAGGTGGGCGGCGGCCACGTTTTCCTCCAGGTGCTTGACTTTACTGGTGCCGGGAATAGGCAACATGACCGGGCTGCGTTTCAGCACCCAGGCCAACGCCACCTGCGACGGCGAGGCGTTCAGGCGGGCGGCGATCTCGCTCAGCACGCTGCCTTCACGGGCCAGCCCACCTGCGGCCAGCGGATACCAAGGAATGAAACCGATGTTCTTGCTCTGGCAGTAGTCCAGCACGGCTTCCGACTGGCGCGTCACGAGGTTGTAGAGGTTTTGCACCGTAGACACCGGGAAGACCTTCTGGGCCGCCTCGATTTCTTCCACGCTCACTTCGCTCAGGCCCGCGTGACGGATCACGCCTTCATCCATCAGTTGCTTGATGGCGTCAAATTGCTCGTCACGGGGCACTTTAGGGTCTATCCGGTGCAGTTGCCACAAATCTACGCGCTCTACCCCCAAGCGGCGGCGAGACAGGTGCGCGGCCTGCTTCAGGTATTCGGGACGGCCCACCGGAATCCACTGGTCGGGGCCAGTACGGGTCAGGCCGGCTTTGGTGGCGATGACCACCGTGTCGTAGGGGTGCAGCGCGGTGCGAATCAATTCTTCGCTGACAGCAGGGCCGTAACTGTCGGCAGTGTCGATAAAATTCACGCCGAGGTCGGGCAGGCGGCGCAGGGTTTCCAGTGCGCCTTCGGGGTCGGCGGGGTCGCCCCAGATGCCTTGCCCGGTCACGCGCATGGCCCCAAACCCAAGGCGGTTGACGCTCAGGTCGCCGCCAATCTGGAAGGTACCGCTCTGGGCAGCGTCGGCAGAAGCAGTCGTGTTGGTCGAAGCCGTATTGGTCATGGTGGTTCCTCCGAGCGGCATTGTGCGCGTCAGGCCGTGAGGGGGCCACGCAGAACAGCTTGAGCTGGCCTGTATGTTTTGCTCATTCTTGCTTACTTTTCGGAACCGGGCAAGTCGGTTTCCGGCACGTCGCAGGTTTCGCGGAACACGTACTGAGACAGGCGTTTGCGGTGGCGGCTGCTCCAGTCGATGGTGGGGCGCGGCTGTTCTGGGGGCAGGTAGCCGAGGCGGTACACGGCCATCAGTTCAAGGTCTTCGGGCACATGCAAAAGCCCCTGCACTGCGGCCCACTGGCGCGGAATTTCCATCGGTGTGCTGACAAACTGAATGCCTATGCCGAGGCTGCCCACCGCATTCCAGATGTTTTCTATGGCCGCGCCTAGACCGAAGATGCTGTAGAAGCCGCTGAGTTCGCCGGGGCGGTATTCCCCCTTATCCAGCAGGGCGGCCAGCAGCAGTGGGCTGCCCTGCACCAATTTACGGTTGTCCTCGCCCAGCTTTTTAGGCACGCCCAATTGCCGCATCACCTTCAGGCCCGCGTCGCTGAATACCTGCCGCGTAAAGGGCTTCAGCGGCCCCGGCAGATGGTCGATATGAATGCCGTCGCGCCTCTCCTCCATCTCGGCGGTGCTGAAGCGGAAATATCGGCGGTACCGCTCGAAAAACACGCCCGCTTCAATCAGTTCGGTCATGCTTTCGCCTGCGATCCGGGCCACTTCGCCAATCGTGTGCGGGTTCTCGATCAGCACAAAGCGCCAGGGCTGAGAGTTGAAATGACTGGGCGCGGCCTGGGCCACCCGCATCAGCGTTTCCTGATGTTCACGGCTGACCGGGCCGGGCAGGAAGGGGCCGTTGGTGGTGCGGCGGGCCAGCATGCCCTGAATCACGGCGGGCAAGCCGGGTGGCAGGGCAGACTGCACGCTGGGCAGGTCTTCGGTGACGCTCATGGATGCACACGCAGAGGGGAAGGGAAGCGAGGCGACAGGCACATGTCCTGTACGCTAGCAGCTTGGGCGGGAAGTGACAGAATCTTGGGAGAGAATGTAAGTTCGCTTGACTGTTGCCCGGAAGGAAACTGCTGCCGATGCCAAATACAGCCGCCCCAACAGCATCAGAACGCCCATTTGTCATCGTTGACCTGATCTCGCAAAGCAGCGCCGTTCAGCGCCGCCTTGCAGGCTGTACCGAGGAAGAGATTCTGGCTTGGTTGGGACAGCGTGGCAATCTGAGGCCCTTCTTTACGCAGCACTGTCAGCGAGGCTATATCTTCTATCTTCTGCTCGCATTTGGGTTTCTGCGACTTCTTCACCTTCTACAATGGCAAGTTCGTGTTTTACGTCAATCACAGTACGTGGATTCCTGAGTAAATTTCCCTACCAGGCCGCCCACATTCCCCCTGCAAAAGTCAGCGCACACGCCAGCGCCAGCCGCCAATGCGCCGCACGGCCCGGACGGGTGCGGGGCATCAGCAGCAGCAGGGCCAGCGCGGGCAACAGCGCCCAGCCGCGCGACCCGGCCCAGAGTGCCAGCCCGCCCGACAACAGCACGCCCGCGCACACAGCAAAAAACAGGGCGTGATGCGGCCAGCGTACCACCGTTTTTCGGATGCCCAGTTGTAGCGACAGCCCCAGCATCAGCAAGGCCAGTAACAAGGCTGCGGTCACACTCAGGGCCAGTTGGTGCGCCATCCTCACCTGACCAACACTAGCCTGACTATCACTACCGGACGCGGCCAAAGGCAGGCAGCAGCGTGGGTTCTTCCTGTGCCGCGTACCCGCGTGTCATCAGGGTCAAGCCCGTGTCAGCCGATAAAATCAGCACGTCGCGCAGGCGGCCAGAGGCGACAAAGGTTCCCGCGCCCTGCGGCGTACTCACCGCTTCACCGCCAGGGCCAGCCAACGCCTCAGCCGTAAATTCTGGTGCTCGAATCTCCATGATCCATGCCAACGTGCGGGCGTCGCTGTCGTAGCGCACCGTAATTTCTCCGGCATTCAGGGGGGGCCTCTTCGTCCACTGCACCCGACGAATCCCGCCGCCCACGCGGTCTTTTAGGTCAGCCTGAGCGTCGAACGAGCCGCTGGCAGTAAAGAGAACGGTGGCGGTCAGGTCTTGCTGCTGTTTTGGCCCGCAGCCCGCCAGTGCAGCGGCGGCGCACACCATCAAGGCCAAACGAACGAACAGACGCATGGGTGCAAGATACCCCGCCTGGCTGACCCATTCGCAGGCAGAATGCCCCTCGCACCGCCTTTCTGGTTCACTCAGCGCCTAACGCACAGAGTTGCGCCCGGCGCGTTTGGCCTCGTACAGGGCCTGATCGGCACGCCCGAACAACTGGTTGGCGGTATCGTGCGGCCCCCGGTAAGAGGCCACCCCAAAACTGGTGGTGATGCTCAGTCCAGCCAGTTCGGAGCCGCCAATTTCGCGGCGCAGGCGGTCGGCCAGCACCAGCGCATCGGGCTTGGCGAGGCCCGGCAGCAACACCACGAACTCTTCCCCACCCCAGCGCCCCACCACGCCGCCTGTGCCGCCCACATTGCGCCTGAGCCGCTTGGCTACGGCCCGGAGCACATCGTCTCCGGTGTTGTGCCCGTGGTGGTCGTTCACCGTTTTGAAATGGTCTATGTCTCCCACCAACAGGCTCAGTGGCGTTCCTGTTTTGCGGGCGTAGTCCAGTTTCCGGTTCAGTTCCTCCTCTATGGCGGCCCGGCCCGGAAGCTCCGTCAAAGAATCCAGCCGGGCCTTATTGAGTTTGGCGTGATCTTCTTCATGCATCACCAAATTGGATTCGATAAAGCGCGTCACTATGTAACACGTTCCGCTCATGACACCTACGACGGTCATTCCCGCCAACCAGGCCGCCGTCAGCAGAGGCGTAGAAGGTGGGTTCAGCAACAGAAAGATGACAACGATCAGCAGCCATACACCCGTGAACACTGTGCCCCAGCGCGATCCCATCAATACAAAGGCCAGCGCACTGACGCAGGCCATCCACAGGGCAGGCTCGTATGGCCAAAGGTCGTACTGCAACAGCCGGTACACTTCTACCCCTGTGAAGGCGGCCACAAAGGCGGCACATACTGCCGCGATCTTAAACACTTCGCGAGGAGCGAGGCGGAGCGCCACCAACGCTCCCAAACAAATTAAATCTGCCCAGTATTTGCTGTATTGATAGGCCTCC from Deinococcus sp. QL22 encodes:
- a CDS encoding endonuclease, whose amino-acid sequence is MTNGLQDGQAGEVPRDVMQATQARFIRRDAARAGQLERLNVGGPLAADTPERIEGRLTRLGMPLPDARAVVEDHAALSSVTARLPDSVRLGLERVLGANDLVNVAYLDLARAASRAVGRVVIRAANGRILGYGTGWLCGPRTILTNNHVLADAATARTSVIEFDYERRPDQTIRTPVTLKLDPASLFLTSGALDYSLVAVQGDTSAFGWLPLFGSGDKNLIGEALSVIQHPSGEPKQVALRENRLVDRLPDFLHYETDTSPGSSGSPVFNDAWEVVALHHSGVPRTDDQGRALRRDGQPAQPGDPDTVIDWIANEGVRISRIVEDLRGRTDAAGNLLVQEVLAANRPALVGPPETLPGGRAAAEAARVFDLGPVTLDADGNATIPVSVRLRVGGSVPVPTPPTESRPYLDPKDEAEAAAYYAGLSESGIPSFLALSELVTRTHEKLLPYDPADELYPWVDLWPDGKLRSLYSGREHTAEELIAADRTAQARRLELAAREGFSADSLEAALPYNCEHVVPQSWFAKRQPMRGDLHHLFACEPDCNSFRGNTPYFDFPDYGEALRTDCGRRDPGEFEPAQGKGASARATLYFLLRYPGVVRQYSARHLQTLLAWHTAQPPGDWERHRNAAIAARQGNRNPLIDRPEWAAGVDFGEGLGR
- a CDS encoding aldo/keto reductase, whose translation is MTNTASTNTTASADAAQSGTFQIGGDLSVNRLGFGAMRVTGQGIWGDPADPEGALETLRRLPDLGVNFIDTADSYGPAVSEELIRTALHPYDTVVIATKAGLTRTGPDQWIPVGRPEYLKQAAHLSRRRLGVERVDLWQLHRIDPKVPRDEQFDAIKQLMDEGVIRHAGLSEVSVEEIEAAQKVFPVSTVQNLYNLVTRQSEAVLDYCQSKNIGFIPWYPLAAGGLAREGSVLSEIAARLNASPSQVALAWVLKRSPVMLPIPGTSKVKHLEENVAAAHLTLTDEDFRALDDVGQQEWQAQQAKKEK
- a CDS encoding nitroreductase family protein, with amino-acid sequence MLARRTTNGPFLPGPVSREHQETLMRVAQAAPSHFNSQPWRFVLIENPHTIGEVARIAGESMTELIEAGVFFERYRRYFRFSTAEMEERRDGIHIDHLPGPLKPFTRQVFSDAGLKVMRQLGVPKKLGEDNRKLVQGSPLLLAALLDKGEYRPGELSGFYSIFGLGAAIENIWNAVGSLGIGIQFVSTPMEIPRQWAAVQGLLHVPEDLELMAVYRLGYLPPEQPRPTIDWSSRHRKRLSQYVFRETCDVPETDLPGSEK
- a CDS encoding GGDEF domain-containing protein — its product is MTRPSTLLENQLLRTRQLVLQLVAVGYLIFTIISSLVSPPGIFPEAYQYSKYWADLICLGALVALRLAPREVFKIAAVCAAFVAAFTGVEVYRLLQYDLWPYEPALWMACVSALAFVLMGSRWGTVFTGVWLLIVVIFLLLNPPSTPLLTAAWLAGMTVVGVMSGTCYIVTRFIESNLVMHEEDHAKLNKARLDSLTELPGRAAIEEELNRKLDYARKTGTPLSLLVGDIDHFKTVNDHHGHNTGDDVLRAVAKRLRRNVGGTGGVVGRWGGEEFVVLLPGLAKPDALVLADRLRREIGGSELAGLSITTSFGVASYRGPHDTANQLFGRADQALYEAKRAGRNSVR